A genomic stretch from Hypanus sabinus isolate sHypSab1 unplaced genomic scaffold, sHypSab1.hap1 scaffold_503, whole genome shotgun sequence includes:
- the LOC132389218 gene encoding zinc finger protein 585A-like translates to MAHQRVHTGERPFTCLDCGKGFTWSCHLKLHQRVHTGERPFTCSVCGKRFTQSSSLMAHQQVHTGEWPFTCLDCGKGFTQSCHLKVHQRIHTGERPFTCSDCGKGFTQSSELKVHQRVHSGERPFTCSDCGKGFTQSFKLKIHQRVHTGEKPFTCSDCGKGFTQSAHLRSHMSVHTGKRPFTCSYCGEGFILSSQLLAHQRVHTGERPFTCSDCGKGFTQSYSLLVHQRLHTGERPFTCSDCGKGFTCLAKLKLHQRVHTGERPFTCSDCGKGFICSSELKVHRRVHTGERPFICSDCGKGFIQSCTLKVHQRVHTGERPFICSECGKGFIQSSTLKVHQRVHTRERPFTCSECGKGFTRSSQLQRHQRVHTGERPFTCSECGKGFSRSCQLQTHRQVHTGERPFICSECSKGFTQASHLLRHQRVHTGERPFTCSECGKGFIQSSTLKVHQRVHTRERPFTCSECGKGFTQLGNLQAHQRVHTGERPFTCSDCGKGFTQSSSLQAHRSVHTGEKLFTC, encoded by the coding sequence atggctcaccagcgagttcacactggagagaggccgttcacctgcttggactgtgggaaggggttcacttgGTCATGCCATCTGAagctacatcagagagttcacactggggagaggccatttacctgctcagtctgtgggaagagattcactcagtcatccagcctaatggctcaccagcaagttcacactggagagtggccgttcacctgcttggactgtgggaaggggttcactcagtcatgccatctgaaggtacatcagcgaattcacactggggagaggccgttcacctgctcagactgtgggaagggattcactcagtcatctgaactgaaggtacatcagcgagttcactctggtgagaggccattcacctgctcagactgtgggaaaggattcactcagtcatttaagCTCaaaatacatcagcgagttcacactggagagaagccgttcacctgctcagactgtgggaagggattcactcagtctgcCCACCTACGATCACAcatgtcagttcacactgggaagaggccgtttacctgttcatactgtggggagggattcatttTGTCATCACAGCTGctggcacatcagcgagttcacactggggagagaccgttcacctgctcagactgtgggaagggattcacacagtcgtACAGCCTACTGGTTCACCAGCGGCTTCACACCggcgagcggccgttcacctgttcggactgtgggaagggattcacttgcttagCTAAACTGAagctacatcagagagttcacactggagagaggccgttcacctgctcagactgtgggaagggattcatttgctcatctgaactgaaggtacatcggagagttcacactggggagcggccgttcatctgctcagactgtgggaagggattcattcaatcATGCactctgaaggtacatcagcgagttcacactggggagcggccgttcatctgctcagaatgtgggaagggattcattcaatcATCCACtctgaaagtacatcagcgagttcacaccagagagaggccattcacctgctcagagtgtgggaagggattcactcggtcatctcaactacagagacaccagcgagttcacaccggggagaggccattcacctgctcagaatgtgggaagggattcagtcgatcATGTCAACTACAGACACACCGgcaagttcacactggcgagaggccgttcatctgctcggaATGTtcaaagggattcactcaggcatctcacctactgagacaccagcgagttcacactggagagaggccattcacctgctcagagtgtgggaagggattcattcaatcATCCACtctgaaagtacatcagcgagttcacaccagagagaggccattcacctgctcagagtgtgggaagggattcactcagttaggtaacctacaagcacaccagcgagttcacactggggagaggccgttcacctgttcagactgtgggaagggattcactcagtcatccagcctacAAGCACACCggtcagttcatactggggagaagctgttcacctgctga
- the LOC132389217 gene encoding gastrula zinc finger protein XlCGF57.1-like yields the protein MSIILIRGETIHLLRQWEWIQSVISTECMSASLHWQGHSPVLCVRRDSVSLPTCGHSSQFTLGRGWSSVEFVGEGFTRSSVLMAHKRVLTRERPFTCSDCGKGFTQSSELKVHQRVHTGERPFTCSVCGKGFTTSSHLLIHQSVHTAVRDFTCSVCGKTFTRSSNLQRHQQVHTGEKLFTCSDCGKGFTRSFNLQSHQRVHTGEWLFTCSDCGKGFTQASHLQRHQSVHTGENPFTCSFCGKTFTQSSNLQTHQRVHTGEKPFTCSDCGKGFTQLGSLQAHQLVHTGERPFTCSDCGKRFTTSHLVTHQSVHTAVRDFICSVCGKRFTQSSNLQRHQQVHTGEKLFTCPDCGKGFTRSFNLQSHQRVHTGERLFTCSDCGKGFTQASHLRRHQSVHTGEKPFTCSVCGKTFTQSSNLQTHQRVHTGERLFTCSDCGKGFTTSSHLVTHQSVHTAERDFTLSDSEKGFTQSSDLQAHQ from the coding sequence ATGTCCATCATTCTAATCAGGGGGgaaaccattcatctgctcagacagtgggaatggattcagtcaGTCATTTCAACTGAATGTATGTCAGCAAGTTTACActggcaaggccattcacctgtgctgtgtgtgagaagggattcagtcagtcttcccacctgtggacactccagtcagttcacactgggcagaggctggtcatctgttgaatttgtgggggaaggattcactcggtcatctgtccTAATGGCTCACAAGCGAGTTCTCACCAGGGAGCGGCCGTTTACCtgttcggactgtgggaagggattcactcagtcatctgaactgaaggtacatcagagagttcacactggggagaggccattcacctgctcagtctgtgggaagggattcaccacatcatctcacctactgattcaccagtcagttcacactgcagtgagagatttcacctgctcagtctgtgggaagacattcactcggtcatctaacctacagagacaccagcaagttcacactggggagaagctgttcacctgctcagactgtgggaagggattcactcgatcattcaacctacagagtcaccagcgagttcacactggggagtggctgttcacttgctcagactgtgggaagggattcactcaggcatctcacctacagagacaccagtcagttcacactggggagaacccATTCACCTGCTCATTCTGTGGAaagacattcactcagtcatccaacctacagacacaccagcgagttcacactggggagaagccgttcacttgctcagactgtggaaagggattcacacagttaggtagcctacaagcacaccagttagttcacactggggagcggccgttcacctgctcagactgtgggaagcgattcaccaCATCTCACCTGGTgactcaccagtcagttcacactgcagtgagggatttcatctgttcagtctgtgggaagagattcactcagtcatctaacctacagagacaccagcaagttcacactggggagaagctgttcacctgcccagactgtgggaaaggattcactcgatcattcaacctacagagtcaccagcgagttcacacgggggagaggctgttcacctgctcagactgtgggaagggattcactcaggcatcacacctacggagacaccagtcagttcacactggggagaagccattcacctgctcagtctgtggaaagacattcactcagtcatccaacctacagacacaccagcgagttcacacgggggagaggctgttcacctgctcagactgtgggaagggattcaccacatcatctcacctagtgacacaccagtcagttcacactgcagagagGGATTTCACCCTCTCAGatagtgagaagggattcactcagtcatctgatctgCAGGCACACCAGTGA